Part of the Oscillibacter hominis genome is shown below.
AGCACCTGGGCCCCCTGGGACGCCAACTCCAGCATCTCGTCGTAAGTAATGGCCTCCAATTTCCGGGCATTGGGCACAATCCTGGGATCACAGGTGTAGATCCCATCCACGTCGGTGTAGATCTGGCACAGGTCTGCCTGGAACGACGCCGCCAGAGCCACGGCGCTGGTGTCGCTGCCGCCCCGGCCTAAAGTGGTGACGTCGCCGTTTTTGTTCACTGCCTGGAACCCGGCCACCAAAACCACCTTGCGCTGGTTCAGCTCGCCCCGGACGCGCTCTTCGTCAATCCGTTTGATCCGTGCGTCGCTGTGGACGCTGTTGCTCTGAATCCCCACCTGCCACGCGGCCAAAGAGACCGCCGGCACGCCGATTTTCTCCAGGGCCATGGCGCACAGGGCAACGGAAATCTGCTCTCCGGTGGACAGCAGCATATCCATCTCCCGCTTGGAGGCGTGAGGATTGATCTCATTGGCCTTGCCGATCAGCTCGTCGGTGGTGTCGCCCTGGGCAGACAGCACAACGATCACATCATTGCCGGCCTTGTAGGTCTCCGCGATGATTTCGGCAACATGAAAAATCCGTTGGGTGTCCCGGACGGAACTGCCCCCGAATTTCTGGACAATTAAACTCATTGTTTTCCCCTCTTTACAAGTACTCACCGCTGGGTCGGTTTCATACCATTATAGTTGTATCCGGCAGCTCAGGTGTCAAGCACCCGGAATTTGGACAGAACGTTCAGATTCCTTGCCCGGTTGGCCGCTTCGTTGCCGGGGATGGGCTCGGTCAGAAACGCGGTTTCGCCGTCCTCCGACAGCACCTCCACCTGGCCGAAGGCCAGGGCGGCGTCGGTCAGGCTGCCGTCGATGCGGAAGTAAAAGCGCATGGGCAGCGTCTCCGGCCCCACAAAGCCGGCGCTGTTGTCAGACCAGCCGATCTCCTTCCGCTTCTCCCGATGCTGCAGCGCGTCGATCACATCGGCCACCACGGCGGAGGCCGTGGGCAGGGCGCCCGCGCCCCGGCCGTAGAACATTACCTCGCCAGTGGCGTTGCCCTTGACCACGATGGCGTTGAACACGTCCTCCACCGTGGCGATGGGCGCGTCCTCAGGAATCAGATGAGGCGCCACATAGGCGGTTCGGCTGCCGTCGGGCAATCGCATGGCGCGGCCAAGGAGCTTGATCCGGTACCCGGCCCGCTCCGCCACCTTCACATCCCGCAGCGAAAGCCGGGAGATGCCCTCCATGGGCACGCTCTCCGGCAGGACCTGCTGGCCAAAGGCCAAATCCGCCAGGATGCAGGTCTTCCGCCCGGCGTCGATGCCCTCGATGTCGGCGGTGGGGTCCGCCTCTGCGTAGCCCTTGGCCTGGGCCTCCCGCAGCGCGTCGGTGAAAAAGGCGCCGGTGCGGACCATGCGGGTAAGGATGTAGTTGGTGGTCCCGTTGAGGATGCCGTAGACCTCCTCGATCTGGTTGGCGGCCATGCACTGGCACAGAGGGCGCAGAATGGGAATGCCGCCGCCCACGCTGGCCTCAAAGAGATAGTTCACATTTTTCTCTTTGGCCAGTTTCAAAAGCTCCGCACCCCGTTCGGCCACCAGCTGCTTGTTGGCGGTGACCACGTGCTTTCCCGCCTCCAGGGCCCGGCGGGTATACTCATAGGCCGCGTCCACGCCGCCGATGGTCTCCACCACCACAGAGAGGTCCGGGTCATTTTCAATCCTTGCAAAGTCGTCGGTCATCCGCGGACGGTAGGGGCCATCCTTAAAGTGGCGCACCAATATGGTCTTGAGGGACACCTCCTCCCCTAACTTTTGGGCAATCTGCATGCCGTTGCGGGAAAGCACCTCGGCCACACCGCCGCCCACCGTGCCAAATCCCATAATCGCGATCTGAATCATTTCCGCTCTCTCCTTATCCGGTTATCCGGCCAGAATTTCAAATTTCACCACTCCGGGCGCGGAGGAGACCTCCGCGATCAGCGCCTCCAGCGTCTCCTCCATGTCCGAGGTCTCCGCGGAGATGGTCACGGCGGCGCATCCGTTGGTGGGAATGCTCTGATTGATGGTCAGTATATTTGCTCCCGAGTTGGCAAAAATAGACAGGACGCTGGACAGCACGCCCGTGTTGTCCTTCAGCATGGCATAAAAGGTGATGATCCGCCCTGCCTTCATGTCATTGAAGGGCTGCACCGCGTCCTTGTACTTGTAAAACGCGCTGCGGCTGATACCCACCTGTCGGGTAGCAGCGCCCACCGTGTCCGCCTCCCCTGTCTGCATCATGCGCTTGGCCTCGGCCACCTTGATGAAAATTTCAGGCAGCGCGTCCGCCGCCACCAGGTAGTACTTGATCTGGATGCTCACGATGTCCACCTCCTATAGGCATTTGTCTTTGAATGTTCATCATCATAACACATCTGTCCGCAATGGGCAAGCAAAATTTTATCCAAATTTCGACAGTTTCTTTCCCAGGAAATCTATAAACCGGAGAGGGGGCCTTTATGAACCGTCAGATTTCTTTTTTGATGTGGGTCGGATGCGCGTCTGCCGGGATCGCCCTCTTTTACCTGGGCTTCCGCTATTTTATCCCCTGGATGCTGCCGTTTGTGCTGGCACTGGCCATTGCCGCCTGCCTGGAGCCGGCGGTGGAGTGGCTGCGCCGGCGCTTTGGCTTTCAGCGGGGGTTTTCCTCCGCCAGCTTGACGCTCCTTCTGCTGGGGCTGGCGCTTTTCCTGTTGATCCGGGGGTTCACCACTCTGGCGGAAGAAGCCTATGGCTTTTTGCAGCAGCTTCCCACCCTGATGGCGCCGCTCCCAAATGTGCTGGCCGGATGGGAACAAAAATTGGAGCGGTTTTGCGCGGCCTGCCCGGAGGCGATGCAGAACTGGCTGCGCACCCTGCCGGATGCGGTGGCAAGCCAGGCGCCGCAGGCTGCCACCCAATTATCTCAGGAGCTGCTGGACCTTCTCTCCGCCTGCGCGGAAAAGCTGCCTGACCTGATCCTGTTCCTGGTGACCACCGTATTGGCCGTCTTCTACACCACCAGCCGCTACCCGCAAATCCGCGCCTTCATCGTACGCCAGCTGCCCGACCGGTGGCGGCCTTCGGCCCGGGGCGTGAAAAAGAGCGTGCTGGTCACGCTGAGCCGCTGGCTGCGGGCAGAGTGCACGCTGATCCTCCTGACCTTCGTACAGCTGCTGGCCGGCTTTTTGCTGTTGGGCGTGGACTATGCGCTGCTGATGGCCGTGCTGACGGCGGTGATCGACGCCCTGCCCATCTTGGGCGTGGGCACGGTGCTGCTGCCGTGGGGGATATTCTGCTTTTTAAGCGGCGCCGTTCCCCGGGGCATTGGGCTGCTGGCACTCTACGCGGTAATCCTTCTGGTCCACAGCTTTATGGAGCCAAAGCTCATGGCCTCCCAGGCCGGGCTGCCCCCTATCGCCGCCCTGGCGGCCATGTATTTGGGCTACCGCTCCCTGGGCCTTGCGGGGATGATCTTCTTCCCGTTTTTGCTGCTGCTGCTCAAGCAGCTTCAGGATTCCGGCTGGCTGCATTTGTGGAAATAAAAAACGTCTCTTGTGACGCGCATCCGGCTGCCGCGCTGAACCGGCGTGCGTCACAAAATGATTCAGGCGATGAAAAAGAGGAGGCCTTGAGCCTCCTCTTTTTTGATAACAATGGAATTAGACTGTCACTGAGTGGGTTCGGAGGGTTCTGAGGGTCCCCAGAACTCGTCAAACCAGTTGTCTCCTCCGCCCCCCGGTTCATCCGTATTCCCGCCGGAGCTGCTTCCGCCGTTGGGGTCCTCCCCCTCGCCGCCGCTTCCGCTTGGATCTCCGCCGCCTTCACCGCCCTCTTCCGGGGGCGGCGGCTCCGGAGCCGTGGTGTGGACGGTGCAGGGGGTGCCCGAGGCAGTCTTGGCCGCCTCCGCGGCAGCTTCCAGCGTGCCCAGCAGGTAGGGGGTGTCCGCCACGGAAGCGCCGAAGCTGTCCCGGGTGTAGTCCAGGACCGACACGGTGGTCACCGTATCCTCCGGGCAGTACTCGCCGGCAATGCATTTCCCCTCCGTGCAGTACTGGATTTCCGTGTGGAGGTTGCAGGTCTCCGTCGGCTCGGTTCCCTTTGCCACCTCCACCGACTGGATCCGGCTCTCGCCCCGGATGTCGTGGGCACAGGCGTCCGTGGCCAAAAGACCGCTGTCCCTGCAGACCTGTACCGTCACCAGACCGCTGCTGGGCTTGGAGAAGTCCTTGTTGGAAAGGCCCTCATGGACCTTGCTCATGACCTTGCGCCACAGGGCCGCCGAGGGGTTGACGCTGGAGATGATCTTCTCATTCTCCTTGTAGCCGCACCAGACGGCGGCGCTGTAATAGGGCGTGTAGCCCACGAAATACCGGTCGTAGTTGTCGGAGGTGGTACCGGTCTTACCGGCAATGGTCATCCCGGGGAAGTAGGCGCCTCCGCCGGTTCCGCCGGAGATGACGCCCTTGAGCAGCTTGTTCATGAAGTAGGCCGTGGTCTCCTTCATGGCCACCTGGGACTCCTGGGGATTTTCCAGGACCAGCTCGTCCGAGGAATCCCGGACCTCCACATACAGCCTGGGCTTGTTGTAAACGCCGTCATTTGCAAAGGAGGCAAAGGCAGCGGCCATCTGCTCCGTGGTGACGCCGTAGGTCAGTCCGCCAAGGCCAAGGGCCGACAGATTCAGGTCGTCGTCCACCAGCGTGGTGATGCCCAGGTTGTTCTCCAGGAAGGAGTAGGAGTTGGAAACGCCCAACATCTGGTTGACCCGGACCGCCACGGCGTTGACGGAGCCGGCCACGGCGGCGCTCAGCGTCATCAGCCCGGAGTAGGTCCCGTTGGAGTTCTTGGGCCAGGGCTTGCCGTTGAGCAGCTGCACCGGAGAGTTGTCAAGGACCGAGGCCATGGTGATGACGCCGGAGTCCAGAGCCGGTGCATAGGTGGCGATGGGCTTGATGGAGGAGCCGCACTGGCGCACCGTGGTGGACCAGTTCCACACCAGGTCGCCCTCTTTCTTCCCGATGTCGCCCACCATGGCCACTACATTGCCGGTGGAGGGTTCCACAATGGTGATGCCGGAGTGGAGCGGCTGGCCCTTCCGGGAGGTGTAGTCCGCGTTGGCGCGGTCCTCGAACACAGACTCGGCAATGGACTGAATCTCCGGGTCGATGGTGGTGTAGATCTTATAGCCGTTGTAGTAGAGCTGGTGCCGGGCCGCCTTTTCGGAAATATCCAGCTTTTCCGCAAGGTCCGCGGACACGTCCCGGATCACCTGGTCCACAAAGTAGGAGTTATACTCCACGCTGTCGGAGTCATCCTCCGGCTCCGTGGCGTCCTCGGTGAAAACCACCTTCTCCGCCATGGCGCCGTCGTACTCCTCCTGGGTGATGTAGCCCTGATCCAGCATCTCGGAGAGGATGGTCTCCTTGCGGCTCTGGTTGTTGGCCAGGCTCTTTTCATTGCGCAGGGGGTCGTATACCCAGGGGTTGTTGGTGATGCCGATCAGGCTGGCGCACTCCGCAAGGGACAGCTGGGATACGTCCTTGCCGAAGTAGTACTGGGAGGCGGACTGCACGCCGTAGCAGTTGTATCCCAGGAAGATTTCATTGAGGTACATCTCCAGAATTTCTCTCTTCTCGTACCGCTTCTCCAGGTCCAGCGCCCGGAAAATCTCCGTCACCTTGCGCTTGACGGTCCCCTCCTTGTCACCGGTCAGGTTCTTGATCAGCTGCTGGGTGATGGTGGAGCCGCCAAAGGTATTCCGCATACCGAAAAACATGTTGACCACCGCGCCGGCAGTCCGCTTCCAGTCCACGCCTTTGTGGGTGTAGAAGCGGGCGTCCTCAATGGCGACGCAGGCATCCTGCAGATTCTGGGGAATCTGGTCGATGGTCACCTCGATGCGGTTGACCTCGCTCTTCAGGGTCTGCAGTTCCTCCCACTGGCCGGTATCCTTGTCCATATAATAAATAAAAGAGGTCTGGTTGCTGGTGAATTCACTCATATCCAGGGATGCCTCCTTGGACAGCGTGGTATTCACATAGGTCATAAAAATCCCTGCAAAAAAGCAGCAGGTCAGGACAAAGACCAGCATCAGTGTACCGATGATCTTCGCAATCCGTTTTCCGGTGCTCTGTTTTCTGCGGCGTCTGCGGCGCTGGGCCGGCTGACGCTCCTGATGTTCATGGTCCATGACAGGGCACCTCCCTTTCTTCCAAAATTCCATGGAGTAAAAAACTCCAAGATAAATTTTATTATAACACGGGTGTCAACTTCTAAATTGACGCATTTTTGCAGGAAAAAGTTCCAGGTTTTTCCCAGACGCAGCTTTTTCTGTATTCCTGATCTGATCAATGTTACTGGAATCCATTCCAGCGGCTTTACCAAATGGCATGGAAGCATATTGATCGGCTGGCCGGGCACCCTGCTTTGCACCTGTCCAATTTTCAAATCTTCGGCTTGCTTTTTGCCGCCAAACGGGATACACTACCTTTACCTTTATGAAGGAGGATCAACCCATGAGCGAGGAGTTTGGCCCCAATTTCATCACCCTGACGGACGAAGACGGCAATGAAATCGAACTGGAGTATGTAGACGCACTGGAGCATAACGGACAGACCTATATGGCCTTTTTCCCCGTGGTAGAGGATGAGCAGGACCCGGAGCAGGTGGAAAACGCAGAGGACTACGGTCTTGTCATTTTAAAATCCGTACTGGAAAACGGCGAGGAGCTGCTTTCCACCCTGGATGACGACGAGGAATTGGACCGTGTTTATGAGCTGTTTATGGAACAGCTCCTGGAAGATGAGGAAGAAGATTCCTGAAAAACCGGTCGTCTTTTCTCCAAAAACTGATTGCATGTTGATGGAAAACGTGCTATCTTAAAGTTGCCCTGCGCGGTGCGTGTCAGATCATTTTTATAACCCACATTTCGTTATTAGGGATGCCAGATCAGTCTGCGGATTGCAGGCCTCCCGGCTGCTGTCTGCGGCCGGAAGTTGGAAGCAGTGAACCAGGCTGGAGGCAACCCACCTGCCGGTAAAGGTGCAGGTTATAGCGGGGTCTGCACGGCCGCAGCGGGGCTTTGTTCAAGCAAAAATCAGGGGGGCCGGCCAGTTGGCCGGCCCCCTTTTGATTCGTTTCAGGCACATTTCAACAAAGCGGCCTATAATTAGGACTTGCAGAATGCGCCGGTATCCAGTATAATAACAACTGCATTTTGTATTTTAACAAAGTTAAGTTTGCAATAATATTGAGAGGATTGAATGAAATGAGCGCTTCACGAGAGAAGAAAAACCGGCAGGGCCAGGAGGGCACCGGTTTCAGCGATCCCCGCACCGCCCGGGAGGCGGAGAGCCTCAAACAGGAAAGACGGACCAACATCATGTATGCCGCCATCGGTGTGCTCTTTGTGGTTGTGGCTTTGATCGTTGTTGTCGTCAAGTCCGGCGTGCTGCAAAATACCGTCTCCGCCGCCACCATCCACGGCGAAAAATACAAGGCCGAGGAAGTCAACTATTACTACGTCAACGCCTATAACAGCTTTCTCAACCAGTACGGCGACTATATCTCCTATATCGGCCTCGACCCCACCCAGTCTTTGAAGGCCCAGCAGTCCGCCTTCAGCGAAGGGCAGACTTGGCATGAGTATTTCGTGGATCAGGGCCTGGCCACCATGTCCTCCGTCCACGCCCTGGCGGACAAGGCCGAGGCGGAAGGGTTTACGGTGGATGATCTGGACGAACAGATAAAGACCAACCTGGATGACCTGGCCTCCTTTGTGGAGGAGTTCAACACCAACAACAATACCTCCTACACAGCCGAAACCTATCTGCAGGCCATGTACGGTGAGAAGATGACCCTGGATCTCTACAAAAAGCAGGTCCGTCTGGCCATCATTGCCTCCGAATTCTCCAGCGACTATCAAAACAACCAGCTCTCCTACACCCTGGACGACCTGAAGGCCGAATATGAGGCCAACAGGCAGGACTACGACGTGGTGAACTACGAGAGTATCTTTGTCAGCGGCTCCGTGCCCACCAAGGACGCGGACGGAAACGACGTGGAGGTCACCGACGAGATGACCGCGGCCGCCATGGCGGAAGCCAAGACCACCGCCGAGGGCGTGCTCTCCAGCTTCCAGTCCGGCGAGACCCTGGAGGCCCAGTCCGCTGCAAACGAGGATCT
Proteins encoded:
- a CDS encoding aspartate kinase — protein: MSLIVQKFGGSSVRDTQRIFHVAEIIAETYKAGNDVIVVLSAQGDTTDELIGKANEINPHASKREMDMLLSTGEQISVALCAMALEKIGVPAVSLAAWQVGIQSNSVHSDARIKRIDEERVRGELNQRKVVLVAGFQAVNKNGDVTTLGRGGSDTSAVALAASFQADLCQIYTDVDGIYTCDPRIVPNARKLEAITYDEMLELASQGAQVLHNRSVELAKKYHVNLEVLSSLEKKPGTKVKEVVKMEKTNIAGVAKDTSVARVALVGLQHNPGVAFQVFSLLGKANINVDVIIQSIGRGDTKDISFTVHKKDLEDAQQVLEDNKDVLKFDHVAVDDKIGKVSIVGAGMMSNAGVAAKMFEALYEAGINIQMINTSEIRVSVLIDENDVDRAVRAVHAKFFDEP
- a CDS encoding homoserine dehydrogenase; translated protein: MIQIAIMGFGTVGGGVAEVLSRNGMQIAQKLGEEVSLKTILVRHFKDGPYRPRMTDDFARIENDPDLSVVVETIGGVDAAYEYTRRALEAGKHVVTANKQLVAERGAELLKLAKEKNVNYLFEASVGGGIPILRPLCQCMAANQIEEVYGILNGTTNYILTRMVRTGAFFTDALREAQAKGYAEADPTADIEGIDAGRKTCILADLAFGQQVLPESVPMEGISRLSLRDVKVAERAGYRIKLLGRAMRLPDGSRTAYVAPHLIPEDAPIATVEDVFNAIVVKGNATGEVMFYGRGAGALPTASAVVADVIDALQHREKRKEIGWSDNSAGFVGPETLPMRFYFRIDGSLTDAALAFGQVEVLSEDGETAFLTEPIPGNEAANRARNLNVLSKFRVLDT
- a CDS encoding ACT domain-containing protein; its protein translation is MSIQIKYYLVAADALPEIFIKVAEAKRMMQTGEADTVGAATRQVGISRSAFYKYKDAVQPFNDMKAGRIITFYAMLKDNTGVLSSVLSIFANSGANILTINQSIPTNGCAAVTISAETSDMEETLEALIAEVSSAPGVVKFEILAG
- the ytvI gene encoding sporulation integral membrane protein YtvI; its protein translation is MNRQISFLMWVGCASAGIALFYLGFRYFIPWMLPFVLALAIAACLEPAVEWLRRRFGFQRGFSSASLTLLLLGLALFLLIRGFTTLAEEAYGFLQQLPTLMAPLPNVLAGWEQKLERFCAACPEAMQNWLRTLPDAVASQAPQAATQLSQELLDLLSACAEKLPDLILFLVTTVLAVFYTTSRYPQIRAFIVRQLPDRWRPSARGVKKSVLVTLSRWLRAECTLILLTFVQLLAGFLLLGVDYALLMAVLTAVIDALPILGVGTVLLPWGIFCFLSGAVPRGIGLLALYAVILLVHSFMEPKLMASQAGLPPIAALAAMYLGYRSLGLAGMIFFPFLLLLLKQLQDSGWLHLWK
- a CDS encoding transglycosylase domain-containing protein, with protein sequence MDHEHQERQPAQRRRRRRKQSTGKRIAKIIGTLMLVFVLTCCFFAGIFMTYVNTTLSKEASLDMSEFTSNQTSFIYYMDKDTGQWEELQTLKSEVNRIEVTIDQIPQNLQDACVAIEDARFYTHKGVDWKRTAGAVVNMFFGMRNTFGGSTITQQLIKNLTGDKEGTVKRKVTEIFRALDLEKRYEKREILEMYLNEIFLGYNCYGVQSASQYYFGKDVSQLSLAECASLIGITNNPWVYDPLRNEKSLANNQSRKETILSEMLDQGYITQEEYDGAMAEKVVFTEDATEPEDDSDSVEYNSYFVDQVIRDVSADLAEKLDISEKAARHQLYYNGYKIYTTIDPEIQSIAESVFEDRANADYTSRKGQPLHSGITIVEPSTGNVVAMVGDIGKKEGDLVWNWSTTVRQCGSSIKPIATYAPALDSGVITMASVLDNSPVQLLNGKPWPKNSNGTYSGLMTLSAAVAGSVNAVAVRVNQMLGVSNSYSFLENNLGITTLVDDDLNLSALGLGGLTYGVTTEQMAAAFASFANDGVYNKPRLYVEVRDSSDELVLENPQESQVAMKETTAYFMNKLLKGVISGGTGGGAYFPGMTIAGKTGTTSDNYDRYFVGYTPYYSAAVWCGYKENEKIISSVNPSAALWRKVMSKVHEGLSNKDFSKPSSGLVTVQVCRDSGLLATDACAHDIRGESRIQSVEVAKGTEPTETCNLHTEIQYCTEGKCIAGEYCPEDTVTTVSVLDYTRDSFGASVADTPYLLGTLEAAAEAAKTASGTPCTVHTTAPEPPPPEEGGEGGGDPSGSGGEGEDPNGGSSSGGNTDEPGGGGDNWFDEFWGPSEPSEPTQ
- a CDS encoding DUF1292 domain-containing protein, producing the protein MSEEFGPNFITLTDEDGNEIELEYVDALEHNGQTYMAFFPVVEDEQDPEQVENAEDYGLVILKSVLENGEELLSTLDDDEELDRVYELFMEQLLEDEEEDS
- a CDS encoding peptidylprolyl isomerase, which translates into the protein MSASREKKNRQGQEGTGFSDPRTAREAESLKQERRTNIMYAAIGVLFVVVALIVVVVKSGVLQNTVSAATIHGEKYKAEEVNYYYVNAYNSFLNQYGDYISYIGLDPTQSLKAQQSAFSEGQTWHEYFVDQGLATMSSVHALADKAEAEGFTVDDLDEQIKTNLDDLASFVEEFNTNNNTSYTAETYLQAMYGEKMTLDLYKKQVRLAIIASEFSSDYQNNQLSYTLDDLKAEYEANRQDYDVVNYESIFVSGSVPTKDADGNDVEVTDEMTAAAMAEAKTTAEGVLSSFQSGETLEAQSAANEDLSYNFAEEATYSSAPAAAQEWLFDTSRKAGDVTVLEADTGYYVVLFHTRSRYDYNTVDVRHILIQTEASQLAETDEGYDDDVARLKAQAKSQADSLYQAWKDGAATEDSFAELANEQSADPGSNTNGGLYEQVYKGQMVASFNDWCFDESRQKGDTGIVETDYGYHIMYFVGQDDPYWQVQVENALRTQDYNTWYEEVTSGYEATTSKLGLQYVG